From Microtus pennsylvanicus isolate mMicPen1 chromosome 10, mMicPen1.hap1, whole genome shotgun sequence, one genomic window encodes:
- the Dsel gene encoding dermatan-sulfate epimerase-like protein isoform X3 gives MALTFTGHFLFLTMMFSFSTCEESVSNYSGWPVFTDGIQQFKNQKLEDFRSNQKLHPNLYFDAGDVQTMRQNSRTSHLHLFRAIRSAVTIMLSNPTYYLPPPKHADFAAKWNEIYGNNLPPLALYCLLCPEDKVAFEFILEYMDRMVSYKDWLVESAPGDEVPVGHSLTGFATAFDFLYNLLGNQRKQKYLEKIRIVTEEMYEYSKIRSWGKQLLHNHQATNMIALLIGALVTGVDKGSKAHIWKQDVVDVMEKTMFLLNHIVDGSLDEGVAYGSYTSKSLTQYVFLAQRHFNINNLDNNWLKMHFWFYYATLLPGYQRTIGVADSNYNWFYGPESQLVFLDKFILRNGAGNWLAQQIRKHRPKDGPMVPSTSQRWSTLHTEYIWYDPKLLPHPPVDFGTAKMHTFPNWGVVTYGAGLPSTQANTFVSFKSGKLGGRAVYDIVHFQPYSWIDGWRSFNPGHEHPDQNSFTFAPNGQVFVSEALYGPKLSHLNNVLVFAPSPSSQCNKPWEGQLGECAQWLKWTGEEVGDAAGEVITASQHGEMMFVSGEAVAAYSSAMRLKSVYRALLLLNSQTLLVVDHIERQEASPVNSVSAFFHNLDIDFKYIPYRFMNRYNGAMMDVWDAHYKMFWFDHHGNTPVANIQEAEQAAEFKKRWTQFVNVTFHMESTITRIAYVFYGPYINVSSCKFIDSSSSGLQISLNVNNTEHSVSVITDHQNLKRRFDYLGFGGFASVANQGQITRFGLGTQAIVNPIRHDRVIFPFGFKFNIAVGFILCICLVILTFQWRFYLSFRKLMRCVLILVIALWFIEFLDVWSTCTQPICAKWTRTETKTNEKTIISEGKHVDLPDVVITSLPGSGAEILKQVFFNSSDFLYIRIPTGYIDIPETEFEIDSFVDACEWKVSDIRTGHFHLLRGWLLSLVQDTKFHLQNIHLRETDGYNFTEVNRKSLSATSKTLELTETSHGLDCQEMLDTQFFGHWVLIP, from the coding sequence ATGGCGTTAACGTTTACAGGACATTTCCTATTTTTAACAATGATGTTTAGTTTTTCTACTTGCGAAGAATCTGTGAGCAATTACTCTGGATGGCCAGTTTTCACAGATGGTATACAACAGTTTAAGAATCAGAAATTAGAAGATTTCAGATCTAACCAAAAACTTCATCCAAATTTGTATTTTGATGCTGGAGATGTACAAACAATGAGACAAAATTCTCGTACAAGCCATTTGCATCTTTTTAGAGCTATCAGAAGTGCAGTGACAATTATGCTGTCTAATCCAACATACTACCTACCTCCACCCAAGCATGCTGATTTTGCTGCCAAGTGGAATGAAATATATGGTAATAATCTTCCTCCTTTAGCACTGTATTGTTTATTATGTCCAGAAGACAAAGTTGCCTTTGAATTTATCTTGGAATACATGGACAGGATGGTTAGCTACAAAGACTGGCTAGTTGAGAGTGCACCAGGGGATGAGGTTCCAGTTGGCCATTCTTTAACAGGCTTTGCCACTGCCTTTGACTTTTTGTATAATCTGTTAGGTAATCAGCGAAAACAAAAATACCTAGAAAAAATACGGATTGTTACTGAGGAAATGTATGAATATTCAAAGATTCGCTCATGGGGCAAACAACTTCTTCATAACCACCAAGCTACAAATATGATAGCATTGCTCATAGGTGCATTGGTTACTGGAGTAGATAAAGGATCTAAAGCACATATATGGAAGCAAGATGTTGTTGATGTTATGGAAAAGACTATGTTTCTCTTGAATCATATTGTAGATGGCTCTTTGGATGAAGGTGTAGCCTATGGAAGCTATACCTCAAAATCACTTACACAGTATGTTTTCTTAGCACAACGCCATTTTAACATCAACAACTTGGATAATAACTGGTTAAAAATGCACTTTTGGTTTTATTATGCTACGCTTTTACCAGGCTATCAAAGAACTATAGGTGTAGCAGATTCCAATTATAATTGGTTTTATGGTCCAGAGAGCCAGCTAGTTTTCTTGGATAAGTTCATTTTAAGAAATGGAGCTGGAAATTGGTTAGCTCAGCAAATTAGAAAGCATCGACCTAAGGATGGACCAATGGTTCCTTCCACTTCCCAAAGGTGGAGTACTCTTCATACTGAATACATCTGGTATGATCCAAAGCTTCTCCCACACCCTCCTGTTGACTTTGGTACAGCTAAAATGCACACATTCCCTAACTGGGGTGTTGTGACGTATGGGGCTGGACTGCCAAGTACACAGGCCAATACCTTTGTGTCCTTTAAATCTGGGAAATTGGGAGGACGAGCTGTGTATGACATAGTTCACTTTCAGCCATATTCCTGGATTGATGGATGGAGAAGCTTTAACCCAGGACATGAACATCCAGATCAAAATTCATTTACTTTTGCCCCCAATGGACAAGTATTTGTTTCTGAGGCTCTTTATGGACCAAAGTTAAGCCACCTTAACAATGTGTTGGTATTTGCCCCATCACCATCAAGCCAGTGTAATAAACCTTGGGAAGGTCAACTGGGAGAATGTGCACAGTGGCTCAAGTGGACTGGTGAAGAGGTTGGTGATGCAGCTGGGGAAGTTATTACTGCTTCACAACATGGAGAAATGATGTTTGTAAGTGGGGAAGCAGTGGCTGCTTATTCTTCAGCAATGAGACTAAAAAGTGTCTATCGTGCTTTACTTCTCTTAAATTCTCAAACTCTACTTGTTGTTGATCACATTGAAAGGCAAGAAGCATCCCCAGTAAATTCTGTCAGTGCCTTCTTTCATAATTTGGATATTGATTTTAAATACATCCCATACAGGTTTATGAATAGGTATAATGGTGCCATGATGGATGTGTGGGATGCACACTATAAAATGTTTTGGTTTGATCATCATGGTAACACTCCTGTGGCTAATATACAGGAAGCAGAACAAGCTGCTGAGTTTAAGAAAAGGTGGACTCAGTTTGTTAATGTTACATTTCATATGGAATCCACAATCACAAGAATTGCTTATGTATTTTATGGTCCATATATAAATGTTTCTAGCTGCAAATTTATTGACAGTTCTAGTTCTGGACTTCAGATTTCTCTAAATGTCAATAATACCGAACATAGTGTTTCTGTTATAACTGACCATCAAAATCTGAAAAGGAGGTTTGATTACCTGGGATTTGGTGGTTTTGCCAGTGTGGCTAATCAAGGCCAAATAACCCGATTTGGTTTAGGGACTCAAGCAATAGTAAACCCTATAAGACATGATAGAGTTATTTTCCCTTTTggatttaaatttaatatagcAGTTGGAttcattttgtgtatttgtttggttattttaaCGTTTCAGTGGCGGTTCTACCTTTCTTTTAGAAAGCTAATGCGCTGTGTATTAATACTTGTTATTGCTCTGTGGTTTATTGAGTTTCTGGATGTGTGGAGCACTTGTACTCAGCCCATTTGTGCAAAGTGGACAAGGACTGAAACCAAGACAAATGAGAAGACCATAATCTCTGAAGGGAAGCATGTAGATCTGCCTGATGTTGTTATTACCTCACTCCCTGGTTCAGGAGCTGAAATTCTGAAACAAGTTTTTTTCAACAGTAGTGATTTTCTCTACATCAGAATACCTACAGGCTACATTGATATTCCTGAAACTGAATTTGAAATTGACTCATTTGTAGATGCTTGTGAATGGAAAGTATCAGATATCCGCACTGGGCATTTTCATCTTCTTCGAGGGTGGCTGCTGTCTTTGGTCCAGGACACAAAATTTCATttgcaaaatattcatcttcgTGAAACAG
- the Dsel gene encoding dermatan-sulfate epimerase-like protein isoform X2 encodes MALTFTGHFLFLTMMFSFSTCEESVSNYSGWPVFTDGIQQFKNQKLEDFRSNQKLHPNLYFDAGDVQTMRQNSRTSHLHLFRAIRSAVTIMLSNPTYYLPPPKHADFAAKWNEIYGNNLPPLALYCLLCPEDKVAFEFILEYMDRMVSYKDWLVESAPGDEVPVGHSLTGFATAFDFLYNLLGNQRKQKYLEKIRIVTEEMYEYSKIRSWGKQLLHNHQATNMIALLIGALVTGVDKGSKAHIWKQDVVDVMEKTMFLLNHIVDGSLDEGVAYGSYTSKSLTQYVFLAQRHFNINNLDNNWLKMHFWFYYATLLPGYQRTIGVADSNYNWFYGPESQLVFLDKFILRNGAGNWLAQQIRKHRPKDGPMVPSTSQRWSTLHTEYIWYDPKLLPHPPVDFGTAKMHTFPNWGVVTYGAGLPSTQANTFVSFKSGKLGGRAVYDIVHFQPYSWIDGWRSFNPGHEHPDQNSFTFAPNGQVFVSEALYGPKLSHLNNVLVFAPSPSSQCNKPWEGQLGECAQWLKWTGEEVGDAAGEVITASQHGEMMFVSGEAVAAYSSAMRLKSVYRALLLLNSQTLLVVDHIERQEASPVNSVSAFFHNLDIDFKYIPYRFMNRYNGAMMDVWDAHYKMFWFDHHGNTPVANIQEAEQAAEFKKRWTQFVNVTFHMESTITRIAYVFYGPYINVSSCKFIDSSSSGLQISLNVNNTEHSVSVITDHQNLKRRFDYLGFGGFASVANQGQITRFGLGTQAIVNPIRHDRVIFPFGFKFNIAVGFILCICLVILTFQWRFYLSFRKLMRCVLILVIALWFIEFLDVWSTCTQPICAKWTRTETKTNEKTIISEGKHVDLPDVVITSLPGSGAEILKQVFFNSSDFLYIRIPTGYIDIPETEFEIDSFVDACEWKVSDIRTGHFHLLRGWLLSLVQDTKFHLQNIHLRETDGYNFTEVNRKSLSATSKTLELTETSHGLDCQPFLLLFFLSFPLFTLPCFSFPHYPILLLLFSSLCFPFPHFYSLFFSPLISFLESSTLD; translated from the coding sequence ATGGCGTTAACGTTTACAGGACATTTCCTATTTTTAACAATGATGTTTAGTTTTTCTACTTGCGAAGAATCTGTGAGCAATTACTCTGGATGGCCAGTTTTCACAGATGGTATACAACAGTTTAAGAATCAGAAATTAGAAGATTTCAGATCTAACCAAAAACTTCATCCAAATTTGTATTTTGATGCTGGAGATGTACAAACAATGAGACAAAATTCTCGTACAAGCCATTTGCATCTTTTTAGAGCTATCAGAAGTGCAGTGACAATTATGCTGTCTAATCCAACATACTACCTACCTCCACCCAAGCATGCTGATTTTGCTGCCAAGTGGAATGAAATATATGGTAATAATCTTCCTCCTTTAGCACTGTATTGTTTATTATGTCCAGAAGACAAAGTTGCCTTTGAATTTATCTTGGAATACATGGACAGGATGGTTAGCTACAAAGACTGGCTAGTTGAGAGTGCACCAGGGGATGAGGTTCCAGTTGGCCATTCTTTAACAGGCTTTGCCACTGCCTTTGACTTTTTGTATAATCTGTTAGGTAATCAGCGAAAACAAAAATACCTAGAAAAAATACGGATTGTTACTGAGGAAATGTATGAATATTCAAAGATTCGCTCATGGGGCAAACAACTTCTTCATAACCACCAAGCTACAAATATGATAGCATTGCTCATAGGTGCATTGGTTACTGGAGTAGATAAAGGATCTAAAGCACATATATGGAAGCAAGATGTTGTTGATGTTATGGAAAAGACTATGTTTCTCTTGAATCATATTGTAGATGGCTCTTTGGATGAAGGTGTAGCCTATGGAAGCTATACCTCAAAATCACTTACACAGTATGTTTTCTTAGCACAACGCCATTTTAACATCAACAACTTGGATAATAACTGGTTAAAAATGCACTTTTGGTTTTATTATGCTACGCTTTTACCAGGCTATCAAAGAACTATAGGTGTAGCAGATTCCAATTATAATTGGTTTTATGGTCCAGAGAGCCAGCTAGTTTTCTTGGATAAGTTCATTTTAAGAAATGGAGCTGGAAATTGGTTAGCTCAGCAAATTAGAAAGCATCGACCTAAGGATGGACCAATGGTTCCTTCCACTTCCCAAAGGTGGAGTACTCTTCATACTGAATACATCTGGTATGATCCAAAGCTTCTCCCACACCCTCCTGTTGACTTTGGTACAGCTAAAATGCACACATTCCCTAACTGGGGTGTTGTGACGTATGGGGCTGGACTGCCAAGTACACAGGCCAATACCTTTGTGTCCTTTAAATCTGGGAAATTGGGAGGACGAGCTGTGTATGACATAGTTCACTTTCAGCCATATTCCTGGATTGATGGATGGAGAAGCTTTAACCCAGGACATGAACATCCAGATCAAAATTCATTTACTTTTGCCCCCAATGGACAAGTATTTGTTTCTGAGGCTCTTTATGGACCAAAGTTAAGCCACCTTAACAATGTGTTGGTATTTGCCCCATCACCATCAAGCCAGTGTAATAAACCTTGGGAAGGTCAACTGGGAGAATGTGCACAGTGGCTCAAGTGGACTGGTGAAGAGGTTGGTGATGCAGCTGGGGAAGTTATTACTGCTTCACAACATGGAGAAATGATGTTTGTAAGTGGGGAAGCAGTGGCTGCTTATTCTTCAGCAATGAGACTAAAAAGTGTCTATCGTGCTTTACTTCTCTTAAATTCTCAAACTCTACTTGTTGTTGATCACATTGAAAGGCAAGAAGCATCCCCAGTAAATTCTGTCAGTGCCTTCTTTCATAATTTGGATATTGATTTTAAATACATCCCATACAGGTTTATGAATAGGTATAATGGTGCCATGATGGATGTGTGGGATGCACACTATAAAATGTTTTGGTTTGATCATCATGGTAACACTCCTGTGGCTAATATACAGGAAGCAGAACAAGCTGCTGAGTTTAAGAAAAGGTGGACTCAGTTTGTTAATGTTACATTTCATATGGAATCCACAATCACAAGAATTGCTTATGTATTTTATGGTCCATATATAAATGTTTCTAGCTGCAAATTTATTGACAGTTCTAGTTCTGGACTTCAGATTTCTCTAAATGTCAATAATACCGAACATAGTGTTTCTGTTATAACTGACCATCAAAATCTGAAAAGGAGGTTTGATTACCTGGGATTTGGTGGTTTTGCCAGTGTGGCTAATCAAGGCCAAATAACCCGATTTGGTTTAGGGACTCAAGCAATAGTAAACCCTATAAGACATGATAGAGTTATTTTCCCTTTTggatttaaatttaatatagcAGTTGGAttcattttgtgtatttgtttggttattttaaCGTTTCAGTGGCGGTTCTACCTTTCTTTTAGAAAGCTAATGCGCTGTGTATTAATACTTGTTATTGCTCTGTGGTTTATTGAGTTTCTGGATGTGTGGAGCACTTGTACTCAGCCCATTTGTGCAAAGTGGACAAGGACTGAAACCAAGACAAATGAGAAGACCATAATCTCTGAAGGGAAGCATGTAGATCTGCCTGATGTTGTTATTACCTCACTCCCTGGTTCAGGAGCTGAAATTCTGAAACAAGTTTTTTTCAACAGTAGTGATTTTCTCTACATCAGAATACCTACAGGCTACATTGATATTCCTGAAACTGAATTTGAAATTGACTCATTTGTAGATGCTTGTGAATGGAAAGTATCAGATATCCGCACTGGGCATTTTCATCTTCTTCGAGGGTGGCTGCTGTCTTTGGTCCAGGACACAAAATTTCATttgcaaaatattcatcttcgTGAAACAG